The genomic DNA ATCCCCTGTTCGTCGATGACCTGGTGCACGATGCCGTGCCTGCCGATGTCGAAGAAGCGCCCGATGCGGTGCTCGCGGGCGAACGCACGGGCCCTGGTGCCGTGAACCGCGTCGCGGACGGTCGGCGCGGGAACAGCGTGGTCCATGACGATCGCAATCTTGTCCGGGTCATGCACCGCGACCACGTCGGCCAGGCGGAGCTGGGCGAACTGCACGTCGATGATCACCGTCATGTCCACGTCGCAGGTCACGATCTGGCCTGGTGTCACCTCGTCATGGCCGGAGGCTGCGGCGAGGATGCTCTCGATGATGGTGTTAGGCATCGGCAGCACTCCCGGCGTAGGCGCCGCGGATGCGCTCCCAGAACGGCAGACCGAGTGCGTCGAAGAAGCGCCGTGGTGACGGTAGCCCCGCGCCCTGGGTGTCATGGCGGGCCAGGGCTGCGAGAGCGTCGGTGATTCCGCGGACCGCGCCCCCGACGCCGGCCCCGGGCGCGATCACGAGTGCGTATCCGAAGTCCCGCAGCTGTTCGAGCGAGACCGGGGGTGTCTTGCCGTGCGGGACCAGGTTGAACAACACCGGCGCATCCACTTCCGCGGGAATGCGCGCGATCTCATCGAGTGACTCTGGAGCCTCGACGAAGATGACGTCAGCGCCGGCGGTGACGTACCGCGCGGCACGGCGCAGGGCGTCGTCCATTCCGTTTACGGCACGCGCGTCGGTGCGCGCGATGATGAGCGCGTCCGTGCGGGCGTCGCAGGCGGCCTCGATCTTGGCGGTGAATTCGCCGACGTCGACGACGGACTTCTCCTCGAGGTGCCCACACCGTTTGGGGAACACCTGGTCCTCCAGTTGGACGGCGGACACCCCGACCCGTTGGTACTCCCGGACTGTGCGGAAGACGTTGGTCACGTCGCCGAAACCGGTATCGGCATCGGCGATCAGCGGTTTCGACAAACAGCGCCGAATCACGGCGGCGGACGCCACCAGTTCGGTCATCGTGGCCAGTCCGATGTCGGGGAGCCCCACTGCGGAGGCCGAGACGGCAGCCCCCGACATGTATGCCACCGGGAAGGCCGAATTCTGGATCAGCGCGGCCGAGACGCCGTCGTACACACCTGGCGCGATCACCAGGTCGGGTCCGTTGATCAGGTCACGCAAGACAGTTCCCGTCACGGGGTGACCCCTTTCGATGGGGAAGTGGGCGGGCGAACGACTAACCCGCCAGATGGGTTTAGAAACCATCTAGTGGTGACAGTAAATTCCGATGACGACGGTGTCAATGCTGCGCTGTGGCCTGATGCACGAGGCGCCGCGGTATTGACAGACGTGGCTGGCCGTGACTACGGTCACAGCCACTAGATGGTTATATGAACCACCAGACGGTCGCGGGAGGAACAATGGTCGAGGATGGATCGGTGCGCGTCATCGAGCGCGTCTGTCTGGTCTTGGACTGCTTCACCAAACAGCAGCCGCGCCTGCAGGTCGGCGACATCCGGGACCGCACCGGTCTCCCCGCCACCACCGTGGCGAGAATCCTCAAAAACCTGGTAGCGCAACGTCTTCTGGAGCGAGAAGGAAACGACTACCGGTTGGGTCTGCGGGTGCTGGTCTGGTCGGCGCCGGCCAAGGCGGCATCCGATCTGATCATGGCCGCCGGTCCGGTGATCGATCATGTGCGGGACCTGACCGGGGAGACCACCGGTGTGTATGTACGGCAGGGGGCCGTTCGTGTCGGGGTCGCCGCCACTCTGTCCGAGCGATCCATCATCTACAACGGCTATGTCGGACAGGTGATGCCCATGCACGCCGGCGCCGCGGGTAAAACACTGATGGCCTTCAGCGAGCAGGCGCTGTCCTCGGCGCTCGACGCCGGCCTGACCCGGTTCACCGATGCCACCATCACCGACGCTGCCGCCCTGCGACGGGAACTCGAGACCGTCCGTGCGCAGGGGTGGGCCTACGCCTCCGAGGAGCGTGAGCCGGGGCTCAGCTCGATCGCCGCCCCGATCCTCGACTCGGCAGGTGAGATCACCGCCACCATCACCGTCGGCGGCCCCACGTTCCGGCTGTCTCCCGCGGCGGCAGCCGAATTCGGCCCGCTGATTGCCGCCGCCGGTATCTCGATATCCCAAAGGCTGGGCTACGTCGGCCATCTGGCCGACCATCCCGCTCCTACGACGAACGGACACTGACATCATGTCGACCACGACCGCGCCCGCCACCCGATCGCTGCAGACCCTGACCCTCGCGGGAGCCTCCGCGCTGACCGAGGCGGCGATAACCGCCGCCTCCGACCAGGCGATGGCGATCGCAGTGGCTGTCCATGACGCCGGTGGCAACCTGCTCAGCTTCGCGCGCATGGACGGCGTCCCGGAGCTCACCATCGAGATCGCGCAGAACAAGTCGTACACCGCCGTGGCCTTCGGGTTGCCCACCCATCAATGGCACGACGTCATCAAGAACGACGAGCCGTTGAGGCTCGGAATGGTCCACACTCCGCGGCTGGTCACCTACGGCGGTGGATTCCCGCTGGTGTCCGCGGGACAGGTGGTCGGCGCCATCGGCATCAGCGGGGGCCATTACAGCCAGGACATGCAGATTGCGCAGAGTGCACTTCAATCCTGCGGTTACGCGGGCTGAAATCAATCCTTCACCACCGAAACGAGGTTGTGTCATGCCCGAAGACCATGCTGACGTCACTGCCGAAGCGCGAGAGCATCTTTCGCTGTACGACAACACGAACAGACTCAAGCTGGGAACCTTCGCCACCAACGCGAGCTACGGCTCGAGCATCAGCGAGGCACCCACGTCATATCACGTGAGCTGGCAGCACACGGTGGGTCTCGCACAACAGGCCGAGCGGTTGGGCCTCGACATGGTGGTCCCCATCGGCCGGTGGCGAGGCTTCGGCGGCGCGACGAACTTCAACGGCGAGAGCTTCGAGACCTACACCTGGGCGGCGGGAATCGCCCAGGCCACCGAGCGGGTGATGGTGTTCGCGACATCCCACGTTCCCACCATCCATCCGATCGTGGCCGCCAAGCAGGCCGTCACCATCGACCACATCTCCAACGGGCGGTTCGGCCTCAACCTCGTCATGGGCTGGTTCAAACCGGAGATGGAGATGTTCGGCTCGGCACTGCGTGAGCACGACGAGAGGTACGGCGTCGGAGACGAGTGGGTGCGCATCGTCAAGCAGCTGTGGACCGACGAGGAGCCGGTGTCCTTCGACGGCCGCTTCTACACGATCAACGGGGCCGAGTCCTGGCCCAAACCGATCCAGCGTCCCCACCCGGTGATCATGAACGCTGGATCCTCGCCCGCGGGAAGCGACTTTGCTGCGCGCAACGCCGACATCAACTTCGTCACGGTCGACGACGCGGAGGTGGCCGCGGCACTGGTCCAGAAGCTCAAGGCCAACGCCCGCGACAACTACGGGCGCGACCCGCAGGTGTTCTCGGGTGCGTACGTCGTCTGTCGTGACACCGAAAAGGAAGCCCGCGACGCGGTGCAGTCGGTTCTCGATCACGGTGACCGGCAGGCCGCGCGCAACCTGATGGAGGTGCTCGGCGTGCAGAGCGGCTCCTTCGACCACCTGATGAAGAAAGGCATGGAGGACCGTTTCATCACCGGTTGGGGCGCACCGGCTTTCGTCGGCACACCCGAGCAGATCGCCGATCAGTTCATCGGGTTGGAGAAGGCGGGGATCTCTGGGATCACCATGGGCTTCCTCGATTACGCAGCGGAACTCGAGTACTTCGGCGAGACCGTGCTGCCACTGCTCCGCGAAGCCGGCCTGCGCGCCTGAGCGTGAACGACACCTACTCGACGAAGGGCGACACAGTGGGACGGCTCGACAACAAACTGGCGGTGATCACCGGTGCGACGGGCGGGGTGGGACGCGCCGCATGCCACATGTTCTGCCGCGAAGGCGCATCGGTGATCGGCGTCGACATCGACGATGACGCGGGGGCAGCACTGCAATCGAAGTTGACCGCCGAGGGATTCGCCTTCGAGTTCCGCACGGTGGACGTTGCCTCCGAACACGAGGTGGCTGAACTCGCCGCGGATGTCGGGCAAGGCCGGACGATCGACATCGTCTACAACAACGCGGGCATCATCCTGGGTAAGCCCATCGTGGAGTCCACGGTCGAGGACTGGGACCGCATCCACAACGCCAACTCCAAATCCGTGTTCCTGATGATCCGGGCCTTCGCGCCCCGGATGACCAATCCCGGTGGTGCCATTGTGAACACCTCGTCAGCAGGCGGTGCGGTGGCGCTACCCAACATGGCCATCTACGGGGCGGCCAAAGCCGGAGTCATCATGCTCTCGAAGGTCGCGGCCGTCGACCTGGCCCCTGGCATCCGGGTCAACGCACTCCTACCCGGCGTCGTCGACACCCCGATGCCACACAATTTCGTGGCAGGTCTGCCCGAAGCCCAGCAGGCCGCCGTCCTCGATGGATTTCGGGCGCAACATCTGACGGGCCGGATAGGCCGTCCCGAGGAGGTGGCTGCCGCCGCACTTTTTCTCGCCAGCGACGAAGCGTCGTTCATCACGGGCAGCGCGATGTATGTCGACGGTGGCGCCACCGCAATGTGACCGCCCGCGAAGAAGGACAGACATGACAGGAACAACGGCGTCCAGGTCAGTGCACCGTGCGGTTGCGGCGCTGGCCGCGGGCGGCTTCGTGGTGGTTGTCGACGACGCCGACCGGGAGAACGAAGGGGACCTCATCTGCGCGGCGGAGACGATCCGGACCGACCAGATGGCGTTTCTGGTCCGCCACACCACCGGCATCATCTGCACCCCGATGCCGGCGGCACGAGCCGACGCCTTGCAGCTGCCGCCGATGGTCGTCCAGAACAACGACTCACTGGGCACTGCCTTCACCGTCACCGTCGACCACATGTCGACCGGAACCGGGGTCTCGGCGACGGACCGCGCGGCGACAGTCCGCGCGCTTGCGGAAATTGACACTGCACCTGGCGATCTGAGGCGGCCCGGCCACATCTTTCCGTTGCGGGCGCGTGCCGGTGGTGTCTTGGAGCGCGCCGGACACACCGAAGCCGCGGTGGACCTGACCACCATGGCGGGGATGTCGGGCGTCGGGGTGATCGGCGAGATCGTGGACGACGACGGTTCCATGCGGCGCGGCGCCTCACTGCAGGAGTTCGCCTCGACTCACGGGATCCCGATGCTCGCCATCGCCGATCTGGTGCGTCACCGCCGCGCAACGGAGCGGCTGGTCGAGCTCATCGGCGCTGCCCAGATGCCCACCGAGTTCGGCGAGTTCCGCGCACTGGCTTACCGCAACGCGCTCAACGGTACCGAGCACCTCGCCCTGGTGATGGGCGATGTGGCGGCCGCGGGGCGCACCACCGAGGGCGCCCTGGTTCGCGTGCACTCCGAATGTCTGACCGGCGACATGATCGGATCTCTGCGGTGCGACTGCGGCACACAATTGGAACAGGCGCTGCACGCGATTGCCCGCGAAGGCGTCGGCGCGCTGATCTACCTACGCGGGCACGAAGGCCGGGGAATCGGTCTGGGACACAAGATCAGGGCGTATGCCCTGCAGGAACAAGGCATGGATACCGTTGATGCGAACACCGTCCAAGGGTTGCCGGTGGACGCGCGCAGTTACGGCATCGGCGCGCAGATCCTGACCGATCTGGGTGTCCAGCGTCTGCGGCTGATCACCAACAACCCGGCCAAGTACCGGGGCATCGATGGCTACGGTCTCGAGATCACCGGGCGCGTGGCACTCCCCACCGTCACGACACCGCACAACGTCCGGTATCTACGCACCAAACGCGAACGTATGCAGCACGACATCACGCTGGCGCGCTGAACTCGTACCGCCTCAATCCCAGAGCCCGGACCGGGCCAGATCCTCGCTGAGCATGTCCCTGCTCTGGGTCAGGTGCTCGAACATCGCCGCTCGCGCGCCCTCGGCGTCGCCGCTCTCGAGGGCCGCGATGATGCTCCCGTGCTCATAGGTGCAGGTCTTGGGACGATCCGTCCACTCCAGCCCGATGTAGCGCGGTACATACCGTGCGAAACGTGCTGCGGTCCAGGCCAACTCGGGTGAATCGGCCGCCAGGTTGACGGTGCGGTGCAGGTGGTGGGCGCTGCGTTCGGCGCCCACGCGGTCGTTGTCGTCCTCGTGCGCGGTGAGCTCCTGCTGCAGTTCGCGCAGCCGCGCTGTCTCATCAGCGGTGATCCGGCCGGCGGCGCGGGCGGCCAGCTCGCCGGTGACCATGGCGAGCACCAGGATGCGGTCCTCGAAACCCGAGCGGGTGAGCCTCGCGACCTCATAGCCGCGCCGCGGGCGGCGCTGGACAAAACCGTCGGCGAACAATTCGACGAGTGCTTCGCGCACCGGTGTCACGCTCAGGTCCAGGTGGTCGGCCAGGTGCTCGACACGGAGCCGGTCACCGGCGCTGAGCCGGCCGGTCATGATCAGGTGCTGGATGTAGTCGCGCACCTCGGTGCTCACCTTGGCGCCGCCCATCGACGGGGCCTCGGGCAGGGCGTCGAGCTCAGGGCGTACCAACACGTCCGGCGTCCTTTCGTCGGGTCAAGTGTATTGGGTCCAAAACCCGCGCCGGAGCGTGAGCGCGTTCTTTGTAAAATATTTTAGGTCAAAAACCTGGACATCTCGGAGCGGAGCGCCCATGATGAGAAAGCCGGGTAGTCCGGCGTGTGTTCGCGGCCCCGGCGCCGGCCG from Mycolicibacterium tokaiense includes the following:
- a CDS encoding isocitrate lyase/PEP mutase family protein, translated to MTGTVLRDLINGPDLVIAPGVYDGVSAALIQNSAFPVAYMSGAAVSASAVGLPDIGLATMTELVASAAVIRRCLSKPLIADADTGFGDVTNVFRTVREYQRVGVSAVQLEDQVFPKRCGHLEEKSVVDVGEFTAKIEAACDARTDALIIARTDARAVNGMDDALRRAARYVTAGADVIFVEAPESLDEIARIPAEVDAPVLFNLVPHGKTPPVSLEQLRDFGYALVIAPGAGVGGAVRGITDALAALARHDTQGAGLPSPRRFFDALGLPFWERIRGAYAGSAADA
- a CDS encoding bifunctional 3,4-dihydroxy-2-butanone-4-phosphate synthase/GTP cyclohydrolase II; its protein translation is MTGTTASRSVHRAVAALAAGGFVVVVDDADRENEGDLICAAETIRTDQMAFLVRHTTGIICTPMPAARADALQLPPMVVQNNDSLGTAFTVTVDHMSTGTGVSATDRAATVRALAEIDTAPGDLRRPGHIFPLRARAGGVLERAGHTEAAVDLTTMAGMSGVGVIGEIVDDDGSMRRGASLQEFASTHGIPMLAIADLVRHRRATERLVELIGAAQMPTEFGEFRALAYRNALNGTEHLALVMGDVAAAGRTTEGALVRVHSECLTGDMIGSLRCDCGTQLEQALHAIAREGVGALIYLRGHEGRGIGLGHKIRAYALQEQGMDTVDANTVQGLPVDARSYGIGAQILTDLGVQRLRLITNNPAKYRGIDGYGLEITGRVALPTVTTPHNVRYLRTKRERMQHDITLAR
- a CDS encoding IclR family transcriptional regulator, coding for MVEDGSVRVIERVCLVLDCFTKQQPRLQVGDIRDRTGLPATTVARILKNLVAQRLLEREGNDYRLGLRVLVWSAPAKAASDLIMAAGPVIDHVRDLTGETTGVYVRQGAVRVGVAATLSERSIIYNGYVGQVMPMHAGAAGKTLMAFSEQALSSALDAGLTRFTDATITDAAALRRELETVRAQGWAYASEEREPGLSSIAAPILDSAGEITATITVGGPTFRLSPAAAAEFGPLIAAAGISISQRLGYVGHLADHPAPTTNGH
- a CDS encoding GntR family transcriptional regulator; amino-acid sequence: MLVRPELDALPEAPSMGGAKVSTEVRDYIQHLIMTGRLSAGDRLRVEHLADHLDLSVTPVREALVELFADGFVQRRPRRGYEVARLTRSGFEDRILVLAMVTGELAARAAGRITADETARLRELQQELTAHEDDNDRVGAERSAHHLHRTVNLAADSPELAWTAARFARYVPRYIGLEWTDRPKTCTYEHGSIIAALESGDAEGARAAMFEHLTQSRDMLSEDLARSGLWD
- a CDS encoding LLM class flavin-dependent oxidoreductase, producing the protein MPEDHADVTAEAREHLSLYDNTNRLKLGTFATNASYGSSISEAPTSYHVSWQHTVGLAQQAERLGLDMVVPIGRWRGFGGATNFNGESFETYTWAAGIAQATERVMVFATSHVPTIHPIVAAKQAVTIDHISNGRFGLNLVMGWFKPEMEMFGSALREHDERYGVGDEWVRIVKQLWTDEEPVSFDGRFYTINGAESWPKPIQRPHPVIMNAGSSPAGSDFAARNADINFVTVDDAEVAAALVQKLKANARDNYGRDPQVFSGAYVVCRDTEKEARDAVQSVLDHGDRQAARNLMEVLGVQSGSFDHLMKKGMEDRFITGWGAPAFVGTPEQIADQFIGLEKAGISGITMGFLDYAAELEYFGETVLPLLREAGLRA
- a CDS encoding GlcG/HbpS family heme-binding protein, whose product is MSTTTAPATRSLQTLTLAGASALTEAAITAASDQAMAIAVAVHDAGGNLLSFARMDGVPELTIEIAQNKSYTAVAFGLPTHQWHDVIKNDEPLRLGMVHTPRLVTYGGGFPLVSAGQVVGAIGISGGHYSQDMQIAQSALQSCGYAG
- a CDS encoding SDR family NAD(P)-dependent oxidoreductase, whose amino-acid sequence is MNDTYSTKGDTVGRLDNKLAVITGATGGVGRAACHMFCREGASVIGVDIDDDAGAALQSKLTAEGFAFEFRTVDVASEHEVAELAADVGQGRTIDIVYNNAGIILGKPIVESTVEDWDRIHNANSKSVFLMIRAFAPRMTNPGGAIVNTSSAGGAVALPNMAIYGAAKAGVIMLSKVAAVDLAPGIRVNALLPGVVDTPMPHNFVAGLPEAQQAAVLDGFRAQHLTGRIGRPEEVAAAALFLASDEASFITGSAMYVDGGATAM